The genomic segment GCCTCGCACGTCGAGGGCTTCAAAGGAATGAGTTACAGAAAGATCGGGACCATGGGGATGATGCTGAAGAAGAAGGAACCAGTCGCAGTTAAAGCATAAGAGCCGAGTATGGAATTTGTCATCATTTCAGTTATTAAGATTGTCGTTGTGCTGTTCATCGGCGTGTTGCCGTTGGTGGCGAACCTTGTGTACGCCGAGCGTAAAATCAGCGCGGCGATTCAAAACCGTATCGGCCCGAACCGGGTCGGCCCGTGGGGATTGTTCCAGTCGCCGGCGGATGTGCTGAAACTCTTCATCAAGGAAGATATCGTTCCCGCAACGGCGCACAAATTCGTGCATACACTTGCGCCCGTCATCTCCATCTCGGTTGCGCTGGTGACGATAGCGGTTGTGCCATTCGGCGACACGATCGAATTGTTCGGCTACCAGATCAAGCTGATGATTGCCGATGTCAATATCGGTATTCTCTACATACTTGCGCTCACATCACTTGGTGTGTACGGGTTGACGCTGAGCGGCTGGTCGTCGAACAACAAGTATTCGCTGCTCGGCGGACTTCGTTCTTCAGCCCAACTCATCAGTTACGAATTATCGCTCGGCCTTTCCATCATCGGCGTGATAATGATTGCCGGAACTCTCGAACTTGACAGGATTGTTGAGTTACAAGAAGGCTGGAGATGGAATATCTTTCTGACACCGATCGGGTTCATCACATTTCTTGTTGCATCATTTGCTGAGACGAACCGTTTGCCGTTCGACTTGCCCGAAGCAGAACCTGAACTTGTCGGCGGCTATCATACGGAATACAGCGGCATGAAATTCGGCGCATTCTTCCTTGCCGAGTATGCCAACATGATCACGTCGAGCGCGTTGATCGTGACGCTGTTTCTCGGTGGCTGGCAGGTGCCCGGTGTGCATTCGCTCGGACTTTCGCCGCTGTGGGTGAGCATTCTGCAAATCCTTGCCTTCATGGTGAAGGTCGCGTTCATGCTGTTCTTCT from the Bacteroidota bacterium genome contains:
- the nuoH gene encoding NADH-quinone oxidoreductase subunit NuoH — encoded protein: MEFVIISVIKIVVVLFIGVLPLVANLVYAERKISAAIQNRIGPNRVGPWGLFQSPADVLKLFIKEDIVPATAHKFVHTLAPVISISVALVTIAVVPFGDTIELFGYQIKLMIADVNIGILYILALTSLGVYGLTLSGWSSNNKYSLLGGLRSSAQLISYELSLGLSIIGVIMIAGTLELDRIVELQEGWRWNIFLTPIGFITFLVASFAETNRLPFDLPEAEPELVGGYHTEYSGMKFGAFFLAEYANMITSSALIVTLFLGGWQVPGVHSLGLSPLWVSILQILAFMVKVAFMLFFYMWIRWTIPRFRYDQLMNLGWKVMLPLALLNLFLTGALHFIAPGIW